AACAACGACTCAAGCCCATCACCTCCAAGAATGTGGTTTAATACTACCAGGTTGTAGAAGTCCTTATCTGTTGGACTCACTCCACCGTGCCCAAACAAAATAACATTCTGTGGAATGTTTTTTTCAACCGAAATACATTCACCTGAGCTACGAAAGACAGGTTGTTCAGGCTTTTTGACCTCCATCATCGTTAAAGGGAACTCTATGAGATAATCATCTAACACAGACTTAATATCATCAGCATGCGTGTTTCCAAGAACCGCAATTCTCATGTTGATTCTGTTAAAAACATTGACGATTTTCGCCTTTATATCCTCCGCTTTTATTGCACCGACCGTTTCAACGCGTCCCCAACGCACATTCGAATAGCCTGAATTTGGAAACGCAACCTTGAAAAATTCTGTCTTAGCAATAGACATTGGATCACCTTCATCCCTCTTAAGTTGTGAAATTTGTCTCCCCTTCACTTTTGATAGAGTTTCGTCATCCAATTTTGGTTTTGCTATTGATGCACAAAAAAGCTCAATCACTTGCCTTATAGATTCCTTTGGGGCGCTCACAGTCACTACGAGATCATCTGTTCCAAGATCGTATACTATTTTACCACCAATCTTTTCGAGACTTTTCACAAAATCTCTATTAGTCGTACCACTTATACCCTCGTTAAGAACCTCTACGACAAGAGCTGCCAACCCGAGCTTTGTTTTTGGATCATATGCATAACCTCCCCCCTTGAATACAAAACTATAAAAGACCAATGGAACATTGTTTTTGGGAACAAACCAGGCTCTTACACCATACTTACTCTCAACTTCACTAATCTTAAATAAGGTCTGACTATCAACCGCATGGGAAAACTCACACACTACGAAAAATAAAACAAAGATGATACCCCTAAGCATATCTATTTATCTAAGTACCCTATTACTTTCTTCGCATTCATCAATTGCATAATCGCATTGTTAATTTGTTCTGGCGTTACAGCTGATATGTGTTCTGCCAATTTCTGAAAGTGATCAAAATCAGCACCTACAGACAAGGCAACAACGTGACTAATGCTCCTAGCATTGAAACCGTCCAAAGCTTTCATCAAGGAGGCTTTAAGTGTCATTTTCGCAGCTTCAATATCATCGGCACCGATGCCGCTTTTTACAACCTCTGACATAACACCTGAAACACTCTTCTCAAGAACTTCCAGTTTCACGTCCGCACTCAGCGGAGTAACAACTATTTCAACAATCCCCTTACGAAGAGTGAGATAATCATAATCTACCGAAACATTGAGTGCGAGCCTGAGATTATGAATGAGCTCCATACCCAATACACTTGTCTTACCACCCGCTAATACCTGAGAAGCTACTAACATCGCAGCATGTTCTTCAGCTGAAACATTAGGCGCTGGAAAAAAGTATATTAGAGCCCTGTCTTCTGTCTTATTATTAATCATCCTGACATCCATGTCCGAATGGTGTGCTGGTTCTACCACTCTACTAAAACACGAACGCCACCGGGAAGACGAGTTTATCAAGACACCATAATACTTCTCTATATACTCCTTTACCTCAGCAACATCGATGTCTCCAAGAATCAGAAGTACTGCATTTGATGGCCGATAGCACGCATTATACATTCTTTGCGCCACTGCAGCATCGAAGAGCACAAGTTCCTCCTCCCAACCTATAACGTTCCAACTTGTTTCACTGCGATAAAATGCTGCCATCATCTCTTCTTCGAGTTTTACAACTGGTTTGTTGTCTACTCTCATTTTACGCTCTTCTATCACGATTTTGCGTTCCAATCCTGCAGCCTCATCACTAATCACGAGATTTTGCATCCTCTCAGCCTCGAGACGAATGACTTTCTCTAACTTGTCTTTGTGAAAAAGTTGATGGTAAACCGTATGATAATCAGACGTAAAGGCGTTATACAAAGAATGCAATCCATGTATCTGCTTACTAATACTCGGGACATTCTTTGAACTTCTGAACATTAGATGCTCTAGATAATGTGCAAGCCCGGAACTACCCCTAGGATCGCTCGCACCTCCAACCTTATAAAGCAGAACATGCGACACAATGGGTAGAGAAGTGTCCCTTATCAAGTAAACATCCAACCCATTACTCAGTGTATAATGGATGCGCTCATCTTCTTTTGAATGCCCCACGCTCAAAAGGAAAAATGAAAAAACACAGAGCAAACAAGATAAAAACTTCTTCATAATATTTCTTATCTAATTTATGCTACCGACCTTCTCACTGGTTGAATAAAAAAGTACAAACGCAACACCAAGAAAAATCGCTGCATCAGCAACATTAAAAACCGGCCAATGGAGATCCAAAAAATGAAAGTCAATAAAATCGCGCACAGCACCAAAACGCACTCTGTCAGTCACGTTAGCAACAGCCCCTCCAAGGATAAAACCCCACGCCACACAAGCAACCAACCTCCTTTCACGAAAAGAAAAGAACAGCACAAATAGTACTACAGGCACATTCACAAGAAGAAAAAAAAGATTTGAGAACTGGTACCCACCAAAAAATCCAAAACTCACCCCAGTGTTGTGCACCTTGACGAAATTAAGAATGGGCAAAAGCTTTACTCCTGTAACACCGTCAAGCATCAAGGCGCACAGGTGCTTCGTATATAAGTCTATGGAGACCACACAAAACCCGACTAGAACCACTAAAACCTGCTGAAAGAAAACGGATCCCTCAAACAACTTCCCTCGCAACACGCAAGCCACACCCTGTAAAACGCACCCTAAAAACAAAGAACCTGGAGGAACAAATTACTGATCAAACTTCTTGAAAAATCTGCAGTCAAGCGGCTCGCCAGTAAGTTTCGTAATTAACTCGTCCATGGAACAACGCGCTCCCTTAGTATACACATTAGAACTTAACCACGCAACTAGTTTTCTTATTAATGATTTCTCTTCCCTTAATCCGGGACATTCAGACTTTAATATGTGAAATATCTGGCCAGACGCAATCATGCCCTTTAAGTAAGAAGGATAATAACAAAATTCACCAAAAAACCAATGATGATTATCGAGAATACTTGCGTGTGGATCCTTTACACCAAAATAATACGAAAGATCCTCAACGAAAAGCTTCTGAACATCATCAACAGAAACTTCACCGTTTATCAGCGACTTCTCAATTGAAAATAGTATCATCAAGTGGGTAAGTGCCACGAACTTGTTTGCGCCCATGACTGAGCTCGAATACTCAGATTTCTCCTCTACACCGAGAAATTGAGCAAAGTTCTTCTCTTCAAAAAGAAAATGGGAAAACAGAAAACCCTGAACTGCATACATAGAAATACTGGTCGGATTGCAAATCGGCTGTGTTCTCCATTTATCGTATGGAAGATTCCTTATATACAGCCCCTGCCCTAAGAGGAACAACAATGTAGGAAAGAATGCACCTCCATCCTCCTGCATAATCAACTTGAGATCATTTTCTCCTCCCGAGAGGTAGAAATGATCTGAGTAAAAAACTCTCACCACATTCCTTGGAAAGAACTTCTCGACCACACGCTTGTAGCTATGCTTAGCATCTCTTTTTTCTTGAGGCTTATTCAAGGCAATCTCTCCTACACCTCGGACTTTTGCTTTCAACAATGGACTCACACCTATGCAAAGCTGCTCAAGGTGTTCTGGATCAATCTGATAGGCCTTCAACAAAGCTGAATATTTATCTAAACCAGAATCCTTTGCATAAAGAGTCGCTATTTGCGCAACCACTTCAATAAGTCTTTTAAACTCCTCTTTTACAAGAGAAAAATCCCTTGCCTTTCTTGCTGCTGCATAAGCAGACCTACAAGCAAACGATGCCTCTGTGAAGCTTTCTACAACGTCAAATGGTATTCCCCTTCTCCTGGCGCAGAAGTCCTGCATAAACCCAAAGTTCACTCTTTGCCAATCATTCAAGTCCTTGGCCTTAAGCTTTGCCTGCTCAATCAGGAAATACAGCTCGTCACTTGTTGCAACGTCGTGAATGATCTCTTTCAGTGTGATTACCTGGGCCAATTTTTCATTCGCGAATTCACTATGGAGCCTTGCATCGAAATCAAGAAAACATAAAGTTTTTTGCAGGCTGTCAATTCTCGCGAATATTTTCTCTAATTTTTCATACTCTTCCATTGTTTTGTGAGCCTCTCTCCTTGGTTACGGCACGTCACGCCGGCAGACCAAGCCACCCCGGCAATTGTATACGATACGGTAACACTATTTCCACCCCAATTGTACAAAATATTCACTAGGACTTAACATGCTTTACAAAAAGGCGCTTAACTTATTGATTTTACCACACTAAGCATTATAGTTGCTTACGTAGTTATGGCATGCGAGCTTCTAAACTGAGAGTATATCACCTGCCAGGACTTCTCTATTTGGTTTTGTTTTTTATTTGTTCTCTTAAATCTCATGAAGAAATCGTTTATTGCGTCGATCCTCCTGTTACAGATGTTTGTTCAGCCGTCTTATGCAGATGATTCGGACAACTTCTCTAGTGATTTTTCTGACGCTTCTGTAACTTTGTCCTACAGATCTGCTTTCGCGGGAAATCAGAAATCCCTTGGTGAATACAGTACCTTTAATCATGGCGGAAACCTGGGATTCTACTACCAAGTACCTGGAATCGCAGATGTGGGTGTTGAAGTCGACGTATTAAATCCAAAGGCTCTTTTCTTGGACCGTGAAGGAACAGAAGCTGATATGCTCGCTTCCGCAGTCTTCTACTCTGGAATTTTGAAATTGCAAAAAAAAGATTGCCTTGGCAGATGATCTTGGATTGATTGGTGGAATCGGCTTGGGCCCTACGTATGTCACCTTTGATAAACCGACAAGCACGGATGGAAAATCTTTTGAAAAAAGAACACTCTCTTCTAAATTGAGCTTGTCTGCTGTCGGTGATTTATCGCTTTCCGTTGCACTTGCTGAGTATGTTTCCTGTACTGTTGGGTATTCATTACAGTACTCTCCGCTTGGTAAGATTTCGTTTGAAGAAACTGATGACAAAGGAAAGTCGGCAAAAGGGGAAGCGAATGCTCCGGCTCTTTTTGCTCATGCGGTTAAAATTGGTATTTCAACTACCTTTGGAGCATTTCTTGCATGAGTGCAATAATGGAAACTCGGGTTTGGAACAGTTCGTTCCTACCGAGTTTCCGCTTTCAGCTCCTCGAGCATCATTCTTGCTGCATTTTCCTCGCCTAGCTTTTTGCTTCTGCCAGTAGCCCTCCTCTTTTTCCCATCTACGCAGATTTCTACTTCAAAAATAGGTAGGTGTGCTGGCCCTGATCTATCTATGACGTTGTACACTGGTGGTTTCATTCCCTTTGCTTGAAGTAGCTCTTGAAGTGCGCTTTTTGGGTTTGGCTCAATAGAATCCGATTGAACAGCTAGCTCATACCAATGTTTCTGGATGAAGCAGGTAACTGTTTCAAAACCTGCATCCAGAAAAATAGCTCCTATGAGGGCTTCTAAAACATTCTCTAGATTATTTGTTTTGTCGCGTCCACCGGACGCTTCCTCGGAACTTGAAAGGCGAATACAATCACCTAAATTCATCTGACGGGCAAGCATAGCGAGAGCGGTCTTGCAAACAAGCACACTTTGCCTTTGAGAGAGTCTACCTTCAGGATCACCTGGAAAAAGATCGTAAAGCATAGAAGCAACAACTAGATTTAACACTGCATCCCCAAGAAATTCTAATCTCTCGTAAGACGGGCACTTTTCAACACTTGGATGTGTTAAAGCTTCAACAAGTAACTCTTTGTTTTTAAAATGTACTCCAAGTAAAGATTGCAGTTCTTCTAGTTCCATAAAGCATCTACTTCATAATATTCTCTGACGTCATCCTTAAAGATGTGCACTATAACTTCACCCATGTCGATCAACACCCAGTTACCTAAGTCGTAGCCTTCGGTCTTTATGGATATTCCTTTTTCTTTGCTTAGTTTCACGACAAAGTCAGCCAGAGTTTTTACGTGCTTATGTGAATCAGAAGAAGCAACAACCATGCAACCTGTTATACCTCGTCCACCATAAATCTTAATATCTCTCCCTTTATGGACAGACAAACTTTCCAGGATTAAAGAAACTATTTGGGATTCCATTCTTCTGTATGTAGAGAGAGTACTAACCATTTTACAGAAAGCTAGAACAATACGAAACCCTGAAAAACTTATTCATCCAGGACCAACTCCGACAAGGGTTCTTGGTAACATAGAATATATTGATAATCAGCCGGTCGTAGAACATATTTCACTGATCTGTATATTTGTCCGCCGTCTAGAAGATAACTTGAACTGCTGGGAATCCAGTAAGTAAAACGAGAGATCTTTATGCAAATTCCCATCGATAAGTTGAGTCACGTCGTCAGTGTTAAGGTATTACACGTAGCACCATTTTGTTCAATTTATGTGCGATTTACAACATTTGAACCAAGAATTGGTACAAAAACAATTTCAATACGCACGAAGCTCCAAAAACTCCACTTCATGAGCAAAACGGGAGCTCTTTATACCTTTTCTATCACTCTCATTCTTGCAGAACGGGAGCTTGGATTCTCTCTCACTTCGTCCCTACTTGGAACAACAATCTTCTTCGTGAGCAAATTAAACCCATTTCCATGAACACTTCTAAACAAATGTTTGACTATTCTATCTTCAAGAGAATGGAAACTAACAACAACTGCCCTACCTCCAACTTTCAGCATTGTCAGCGCTGTTCTCAGTCCGCATTCAAGGGCACCCAACTCATCATTTACGAAAATTCTTAGGGCCTGGAAAGTCTTTGTCGCTGGATCTATCTTGTAGTACCTTTTCGGAAAACAAGATCGCACGATTTCTGCTAGACTGCTGGTTGTCGTGATTCTCTTTTTGCGTCTTGCATCAACAATTGCATGAGCTATCTTCCTCGACATTCTCTCTTCACCAAACTGGTAGATAATGGAAGCGATTTTTACTTCGGTGTAACTATTAACAATTGTCTCAGCTGTTAGTATAGTGTTCCTATCCATGCGCATGTCCAGAGGACCTTCGTGAAGAAAAGAGAAACCTCTATCAGCAACCTTTAATTGCATTGTTGAAACGCCCAAGTCAAACACAATCCCGTCTACCTTTACTTCACCCAGCAAAGCTTCAATATCCACGAAATTAGCATTTATGAAGGTTGTACGCTTGGGAAAATCACTCTCTATAAGCTGGAAGAACCGTTTTACTGTCTCATCACGATCAATAGCGTATACAAAACAATCGACACTACTCAAAATAGCTCTGGTGTAGCCGCCTGCACCAAATGTTGCATCTACATAAACAGCACCATTTTTCGGAGCAAGAAATTTCAGAGCTTCGCTCAAAAGGACTGGCTTGTGTAATATCTCATCTTTTGAGCCATCAGTAACACTCATTTAAGCACTCAAGAACGCTTCATCCAGTTGATAATGTACCAAAAAGTCTTAGAGAATGCTCTGTTAGTTCCGAAATACAACCAGTACGCCTTCTATTCACAAATAAAAGAACAGAACTAACCGAAAAATTCATGTGTCACTTGCGTCATATACCATCCTGTAACCGAATATTCTGTTACTTGCTTTTGAGGCAAAGCGTGTGGCACTCTTTGGTATTTCTGTATCCTCAACTTTAGAAAAGACTTTCAAGGCAGATTGACATATTTGCTGAGCATAATCTTGATCGTCAGTTGCAACGACAACCTCAGCTAATGGGTGCAAGCTGTGACCTAGGAGCTGAAAAAATGGTACATCTACAATTCTACGTTTGTGGTGCTTCCTTTTGGGCCAGGGATCAGGAAAGAGTATGTATACTTCATGAAAAACTTTACGGCGCAACTTTTCCAACAGAAGACGAACATCGTTATTCCAAATTAGAACATTTGATAGTCCGTGAAGTTTCACTTCCTCTAGTAGCTTGGCTATACCATTTACGTATACTTCAGCACCGACGAATACCTTATCCGGATAATCTATAGCCTTCTTTAGTATGTGCTCACCAAAACCAAAGCCAACTTCCAATACGATCTCACTCCTGAGATTTTCGAGTTTCTCATGAGATGCAAGAAACCTTTCTAAGCCGATAAGCTTATTCTCCCTAAAATTACGACCACGACGTCTTCCATAAGATCTGAGAAACTGCTTCTCTTCCAGCCTCAGATTTAGTTTATTGTGCACAAACACATCAACTCAGAGATCACCAAAAAACGAAAGGTTAACATCTGAAAAGAAAAAGTATAACACCCCACAATTCGCCATTATTCAGTCTCAGATCTCCTACGACGAGGACACGTCTACGCCAAGCATTTTGTATGCCTCCAACCTTTTCGACAGAGCAGCATCGTAGAGCTTCGTCCTAGAATAATCACGTAGCAATTCATCGAACCTCGCTATGGCAGCATGGTAATTCATTTCTTTAAAATAAAAGGATCCTATGGAAAAGATTTTCTCTGCCATAATTTCGTCTATCTCGAGTAATTTCTTCTGCGCATCTGTCACATACTCGGATGCAGGAAAAGTCTGTATTAAAACCGTAAAGGCGTCTCTAGCTTTATCTGCAAATTCACCACTATTGGTACGACCCTTTGACATCTGAAAGTAGGCATTGCCCTTTATGTTGAGAACCTGATCCACTTTCTCACCGTCTGGATAGTTCAAAAGGTATCCTTCGGCACTACCTGCTGCTGCAGCGAACTTTCCCTCATCGTAAAGTATTTTAGTGTAGGAGGCCTTTGCTTTTTCCCCTATGGAAGAAAAGGGTGCAATATCAGCCACTTTTTCGAAAAGTTCCTTTGCAGCCTTGTAGTTTTTTTTCTCAAGTGACAGAACCGCACTGCTGTACATTGACAGTTCATCTTCTCGCACTTTGCTGTTCAAAACTTTTTTCGATTTCCCAACACCACAGCCGGAGAGAACACAAAGAAAACAGACAAACAAAAAGTTATATAGCTTTCTTCTCATTCGGGCGATAACGGACTACAATATGACCGTTGATTATAATCTGACAATGCAATTAAAAAAAGTTCTTGTCGTCGGAAACGGCGCAAGGGAGCACGCTTTAATCACGAAAATTAAGGAATCACCGATGCTTGACAAGGTTTACACTACGAACCTGAACTTTGGTCGGTTCGCAGAATACCTTGATACAAACCTAGAAAACTACTTATACACGTCGTCTACTTGCAAGACGGAAGGAATAGATCTAGTGGTCATAGGACAGGAAGAACATTTGGCAAGAGGTATAACGGATGCTCTTATGGCTGAAGGTATTCCTGTTTTTGGACCAACAAAAAATGCAGCTAAATTGGAGTCATCAAAGTTTTTTGCTAAAGAAATAGCCGAAATGAACGGTGTACCTGTAGCTAAGTACAGTTTTTGTTCATCAATCAACAACTTGAAAAAGCAAATTGAGAGCGTTGGAAGTTTCCCGTTGGTTATCAAGGCCGATGGACTTGCATCTGGAAAAGGTGTCATAGTGTGTGAAACCATGGGAGAAGCACTAGAAGCAGGCGAAGCAATGCTAAATGGTTTATTTGGCGAAGCAGGCAGGAACATAATAATAGAAGAGTTCTTATATGGGCAGGAATTGAGTTATTTTGTCCTGGTTGATGGACAGACTATTCTTCCAATTGGCCATGCGAGGGATCACAAACAAATTTTATACAACCGAAAAAAGTATAATACCGGTGGAATGGGAGCATACTCGCCCGTGCTGCTCTCCAAAAAAACTGAACAAGAAATACTTGGGAAGATTGTATATCCAACTATCAATGCATTGTCAGCAATTAACGTTCAGTACAGGGGAGTCCTCTTTGCCGGGCTCATGTTGACTAACTCTGGACCTAAACTATTGGAATATAATGTCCGATTTGGTGATCCAGAAACCCAAGCAATACTACCACGCCTCAATGCCGATCTCCTTGATCTTATGGTTAAAACGTTAGATGGGAATCTTGACAGAGCTACGATTTCCTTCAAGAAAGAGGTGTGTATGTCTGTCGTTCTGGCAACTCGTGGGTATCCAGTCTCCTATGAAACCGGATACCGAATAGACAATGTAGAAAAGGCACTGCAAAACGTTGAAGGACTCCAGATTCTTAACGCTGCTGTAAGGTACGATGCAGAAGGACAGATGATTTCTAACGGTGGTCGTGTTCTCAACCTAGTTGTAAGCGCCCCAACGTTATTGGAGTGCAAACGTAAAGTCAAACGTGGTTTGGAACTAATAGACTGGAAAGAAGGAGTTTACTTGGATGAATTAGTCGTAGTGTAGAGCCGGAGTGTTTTTTCACAGCGACGTTTCACCGAAACTCCGTATCGCATCGTCTGTGAAATTTGCGAGTGTGTAACCGCTTTGACACAGTCAAAATTCCAAGAATGGAAGCCTGCTAAACCCGTTTCTTTGTTGAGTAGACCATTGTTTAAGAGTGGAAAACTACTTCGAATGCAAACATTGTAAGAAGCGTTACGAGCGTGAACATAGCTATCTGGATCACTCTTATTACGGTACCGTACAGAAGATATCTCGCGTCCTCCTCACGAAGAAGCGCGGCCTTAGCGCAGGCTAAGATCCCATGCCTCACCCGAGCACCACAATTCCTAGTTGCCACTACGTCAAGAGGTATAGAAAATAATGCAGCAAATATCCCAAAAACAAGACCAATAGCTGTTCCGCTAAACAGGTTCATGTGGTACGCAATTGAAATTTCATACGAGGCCACAGAAGCAGACCAGAAAATCATATTACGCAGGAGTATCGGTAACGCAACACCCCTGAAAGTTGCTCTATTTTCCATTAAGGCCCCCTTATTCCTACTGATCTCGCACATTTCCGCCCACACCGAAAACAGCGTTTCCAAAAGCCCTCCCATCATAGAACGAAAAAGCACAACGAAAAGTATGGCAGGATGAAAAAATGATTTTAGTACAATACCGGATATGGCCTCCGAAATGCCAAAAGACATAGAACTTAGAAAATTCATCACTGCATATGGAAGCGCACCTCTAAAAAAAGGAGCCAAACCATCGTCAGACAAAGCATCTAAAGCTATCTTGCGATACGAAGCTCGTGTCTGTTGCCTCATTATCTTTAGGAACTGCAACGGAGACATCAGCACAGCTGCAACTGCAGCGAACGAACCGAAAAACACTCCTCCTAAAATGACATCATAAAGTTGCAGGAACATATACTCTTCCGAATGTGTCTAAGTTAAATACCGAAATATCTCAGAATAAACGTCGTCAAAACGGTCACAGTAGTATAGATGCTGATTTGTAATATCCTGATTGTACTGCCCAAAAGAAATTTACTACTAGAATCAGTCGCCACCAGAAGCATGCGTCTTATCAAAGTCAATTCTTCTTTAGCAGCGCAACTCTGTGTTACCATCACATCTAACGGAATAGAGATAATGCCAAAAACAAGCCCTAGAATAACTGATAAAATGAGTGAGGTGTCCATGCTAAGACAAAGCTTAGTCGAAATCTCATAGGATGAAGTCGCACCTAACCACGCAACTGAATTTCTCAAGAAAGCTGGGAAAAGTATACTCAAGGCTCGACCTTTACCAAAGGCAAGATCCCCCTTGTTCCTAACAATCTCACGTACCTCAGGATATATAGTCAACACAGTCTCTATTGCTCCTCCTAGGAACGCTCTAACGAAGATGCCAATCAAAATACCGTATTGAACTGGAAGCACAATCTCCGAAATTCTGTCACTCAAACCGAATGAAAGATTAGCAAGAAAGTTCATCGTAACGTAGGGAAGCGCACCACCGAAAAAAATCCCTATCGCTCCGCTCTTCCCAAATGCACGAAAAAAAATAGAAGAGTAAGAAGCCGCCGTCTCCTGCCGAATAATCTTCAGGTACTGCAACGGCGCAATAGCAAACGCAACAACACCCGCGAAAGATGCATACACAAGAGGGACCAAAAAGAAAGAAAGCAACATAAGCCGACGCCAGAAACCTAATTAAGGGCTACAGGAAACCCAAACCAAGCTACTTAGAACCTTGCCTTACGTTACAACGCGGATTCTTCCTATTGTACACGTATATACGCTTACCCCTCTTAGCAACGTACGAATTGCGGGCATCACGTTTTTTCGCTGACTTCAAAGAACCTATTACTTTCATAAAACACCTACTCAGCTCGCAAATGGCCCACTACCTACAGACGGAAACATTGTACATTAAAAAAAGTCCCCGAACAACCTCAACCAGTAAACAAGGATAAGTCTCACTAAAACCAGCATTAAACCTTAATTCAACGTCCTGGAACAGATAACTAAAGTCCTTTTCATCAGCGAAAGTTAAGAATTTTACTTCTTTTAAGTAAGGTGCTACTAATAATTTTAGACGCAAATTTTATCTGGAATGCAGGGATTAAGATCAATCATTAAAGGGATTTTCACTGCAATAATCACACCTTTTAAACGCAACGCCATAGATGTAGAAAGCTTAGAACGATTAATTGAAATTCAAATAGCTAGTGCCGTAGATGGTATCGTAATAGCGGACTCGACTGGAGAAGGACATTCATTATCTCAATCGGAATACTGTAGCCTGGTAAAGAACGTAGAAGCAGTGCTTAAAAATAGGGTACCTCTGATTGTAAGTGTGCCACATTGTTCTACGAAACAAGCTATCGACGTAATAACTCACCTAAAAAACAAAACAATTGAAGCATTCCTCGTTGCAGCACCGTATTACCTGCGCCCACAACAAGAAGGAATCTTTGAGCATTATAAACAGATTACAAACAAAACAAAGGCGAACATTGTCATGTGCAACATACCACATAGATGTGCTATCAATGTAGAAAATGCAACAACACTGAAAATCATGGATCTGCCCGGCATATCGGCAGTTGTTGATTTATCAGGAGATCTTGAATATCCAACAATACTGCGTAAAGACAATGACCACGTACCTATACTTACAGGGAATGATACGACATATGCAGCCCACAGACTCAACGGAGGAGATGGAATAGTATCGACACTAAGCAACCTGATTCCTAAAGAAATGGTGGCGTTGGAGAGAGCAATATGTAAAGGTGACTATGAAAACATCAGAAAGTTACATAAATTTATTTTTCCACTTGCCAAATCTATGTCCTGCGAGACTAACCCAATACCTTTAAAATATGCTGTCAGTTGCATCTACAAATACATCACACCAAATGTCAGGCTCCCACTGACCGATGCAACTACGCCAACTAAGCAGTTAATACATACTCTTCTCAGTGACTTCGAAAGGGAGAAACAAGAACACGAGATTTTATCCCTGATACAAAGTTGATTAGACAACCGATTTAGTTCTGACAAACACCAAAATATTATCCGGGTAAGATCTTCGTATCTATCCGGCTTTCCCAGCC
This genomic window from Neorickettsia risticii str. Illinois contains:
- a CDS encoding M16 family metallopeptidase, producing MLRGIIFVLFFVVCEFSHAVDSQTLFKISEVESKYGVRAWFVPKNNVPLVFYSFVFKGGGYAYDPKTKLGLAALVVEVLNEGISGTTNRDFVKSLEKIGGKIVYDLGTDDLVVTVSAPKESIRQVIELFCASIAKPKLDDETLSKVKGRQISQLKRDEGDPMSIAKTEFFKVAFPNSGYSNVRWGRVETVGAIKAEDIKAKIVNVFNRINMRIAVLGNTHADDIKSVLDDYLIEFPLTMMEVKKPEQPVFRSSGECISVEKNIPQNVILFGHGGVSPTDKDFYNLVVLNHILGGDGLESLLMQEIRERKGYTYGIYTQLWHSAVNLLFGFATTSNDNAPQVREGILGVLNELKRSGLTSARVEEAKSHLVDMFVLKMDRSTNMLDMLVQMQKEGLGIDYIEKYLEGIRRVKVENLNLFIKNFLNPQSVLFVNVGATVSQSTGAKVCPK
- the lspA gene encoding signal peptidase II yields the protein MFEGSVFFQQVLVVLVGFCVVSIDLYTKHLCALMLDGVTGVKLLPILNFVKVHNTGVSFGFFGGYQFSNLFFLLVNVPVVLFVLFFSFRERRLVACVAWGFILGGAVANVTDRVRFGAVRDFIDFHFLDLHWPVFNVADAAIFLGVAFVLFYSTSEKVGSIN
- the rsfS gene encoding ribosome silencing factor, producing the protein MESQIVSLILESLSVHKGRDIKIYGGRGITGCMVVASSDSHKHVKTLADFVVKLSKEKGISIKTEGYDLGNWVLIDMGEVIVHIFKDDVREYYEVDALWN
- the rnc gene encoding ribonuclease III, with the translated sequence MELEELQSLLGVHFKNKELLVEALTHPSVEKCPSYERLEFLGDAVLNLVVASMLYDLFPGDPEGRLSQRQSVLVCKTALAMLARQMNLGDCIRLSSSEEASGGRDKTNNLENVLEALIGAIFLDAGFETVTCFIQKHWYELAVQSDSIEPNPKSALQELLQAKGMKPPVYNVIDRSGPAHLPIFEVEICVDGKKRRATGRSKKLGEENAARMMLEELKAETR
- the rsmH gene encoding 16S rRNA (cytosine(1402)-N(4))-methyltransferase RsmH yields the protein MSVTDGSKDEILHKPVLLSEALKFLAPKNGAVYVDATFGAGGYTRAILSSVDCFVYAIDRDETVKRFFQLIESDFPKRTTFINANFVDIEALLGEVKVDGIVFDLGVSTMQLKVADRGFSFLHEGPLDMRMDRNTILTAETIVNSYTEVKIASIIYQFGEERMSRKIAHAIVDARRKKRITTTSSLAEIVRSCFPKRYYKIDPATKTFQALRIFVNDELGALECGLRTALTMLKVGGRAVVVSFHSLEDRIVKHLFRSVHGNGFNLLTKKIVVPSRDEVRENPSSRSARMRVIEKV
- a CDS encoding M16 family metallopeptidase, with protein sequence MKKFLSCLLCVFSFFLLSVGHSKEDERIHYTLSNGLDVYLIRDTSLPIVSHVLLYKVGGASDPRGSSGLAHYLEHLMFRSSKNVPSISKQIHGLHSLYNAFTSDYHTVYHQLFHKDKLEKVIRLEAERMQNLVISDEAAGLERKIVIEERKMRVDNKPVVKLEEEMMAAFYRSETSWNVIGWEEELVLFDAAVAQRMYNACYRPSNAVLLILGDIDVAEVKEYIEKYYGVLINSSSRWRSCFSRVVEPAHHSDMDVRMINNKTEDRALIYFFPAPNVSAEEHAAMLVASQVLAGGKTSVLGMELIHNLRLALNVSVDYDYLTLRKGIVEIVVTPLSADVKLEVLEKSVSGVMSEVVKSGIGADDIEAAKMTLKASLMKALDGFNARSISHVVALSVGADFDHFQKLAEHISAVTPEQINNAIMQLMNAKKVIGYLDK
- a CDS encoding carboxypeptidase, producing the protein MEEYEKLEKIFARIDSLQKTLCFLDFDARLHSEFANEKLAQVITLKEIIHDVATSDELYFLIEQAKLKAKDLNDWQRVNFGFMQDFCARRRGIPFDVVESFTEASFACRSAYAAARKARDFSLVKEEFKRLIEVVAQIATLYAKDSGLDKYSALLKAYQIDPEHLEQLCIGVSPLLKAKVRGVGEIALNKPQEKRDAKHSYKRVVEKFFPRNVVRVFYSDHFYLSGGENDLKLIMQEDGGAFFPTLLFLLGQGLYIRNLPYDKWRTQPICNPTSISMYAVQGFLFSHFLFEEKNFAQFLGVEEKSEYSSSVMGANKFVALTHLMILFSIEKSLINGEVSVDDVQKLFVEDLSYYFGVKDPHASILDNHHWFFGEFCYYPSYLKGMIASGQIFHILKSECPGLREEKSLIRKLVAWLSSNVYTKGARCSMDELITKLTGEPLDCRFFKKFDQ